In Humulus lupulus chromosome 6, drHumLupu1.1, whole genome shotgun sequence, a single genomic region encodes these proteins:
- the LOC133784899 gene encoding uncharacterized protein LOC133784899 — MDEKNVDIDDHASWPEAIESHFISLLYEEAKKGLQTTTLDKKGWLKIENDILNSFGKRYKMPQLKSKFNRLRKAHREFSHLLEQTGMGWDPQINTVTANDEKYPNAKRFRKKGLQHYEMLGEIFNNTTATGGMSYASTQLPPSSVEERQQERHFVGTGAHVDVGFEFDGDNYGEEEEVTGVHRRATSAPPDAPKPKEKKNKGANPSIDHVMEELAKSISAKTEASLVWSETMRKYYESRERRISEETSNVTNSYNVEDCQNILDGIPNLDNKIYLKALQEFVATPEWRGIFMRMNEERRHAYLDSLMG, encoded by the exons ATGGATGAGAAGAATGTAGACATTGACGATCATGCTTCTTGGCCTGAGGCAATTGAATCACATTTTATTAGTCTTCTATATGAAGAAGCCAAAAAAGGATTACAAACAACAACCTTGGACAAAAAAGGATGGCTGAAAATAGAAAATGACATATTAAATTCTTTTGGAAAGAGATATAAAATGCCTCAATTGAAATCCAAATTCAATCGGTTAAGAAAGGCACATCGTGAATTTTCTCATCTTTTGGAACAAACTGGTATGGGATGGGATCCTCAAATAAATACTGTTACAGCAAATGATGAA AAATATCCAAATGCGAAAAGATTTCGAAAAAAAGGATTGCAACATTATGAGATGCTTGGAGAAATATTCAATAATACAACAGCCACTGGTGGGATGAGTTATGCCTCCACTCAACTTCCGCCTTCTTCAGTTGAAGAACGCCAACAAGAGCGTCATTTTGTTGGAACTGGAGCACATGTTGATGTTGGTTTTGAATTTGATGGTGATAATTATGGAGAGGAGGAAGAAGTTACTGGTGTACATCGTCGAGCTACTTCTGCTCCACCAGATGCACCAAaaccaaaagagaaaaagaacaaAGGGGCCAATCCATCCATCGATCATGTAATGGAAGAACTTGCAAAAAGTATTTCTGCTAAGACTGAGGCATCACTAGTATGGAGTGAGACTATGCGTAAGTATTATGAATCGAGAGAAAGGAGAATTAGCGAAGAAACCAGCAATGTCACTAACTCTTACAATGTGGAAGATTGTCAAAACATTCTAGATGGTATTCCAAATCTGGATAACAAAATATACCTCAAAGCGTTGCAAGAGTTTGTAGCAACCCCAGAATGGCGTGGAATATTTATGAGAATGAATGAGGAGCGTCGTCATGCTTATCTTGATTCATTGATGGGGTga
- the LOC133784900 gene encoding uncharacterized protein LOC133784900: MDDSDEEFEILFGDTSSSSSDELIGQVIMLNRLQEMQKSQQIRRPLRTSDMSGRQYLLELLTGHPDRLFYTIRMDINTFRSLCRRLVEMEVIEHDRVISVEEAVVMFLWIVTHNQRVRTVAERYQHSGETICRQFGRVLDALCYLGNEDCVGAIDGTHVSAVAPTLKQLAFRGRKVDVTQNVMAACSFNMMFTYVYAGWEGTANDSRVLLDAMRKDDNFPMSPQAPYRGERYHLHRFRARGNHPRGAMELFNYRHSSLRNVIERCFGLLKARFPILKSMPPYLLGKQRRIPIACCAIHNWIRMHSINDEMFKQYSVNARIVEDIEGTENQSNTTTENQQEGDGAGISETPELNFSQAYMAQMESVRDGIAGQMWLSYNNNT; encoded by the exons ATGGATGATTCAGATGAGGAGTTTGAAATATTATTTGGTGATACTTCTTCTTCATCAAGCGATGAATTAATTGGTCAAGTTATCATGCTTAATCGATTACAAGAGATGCAAAAATCTCAACAGATTAGACGACCACTACGCACTTCAGATATGTCTGGACGTCAATATTTACTTGAGCTGTTAACTGGACACCCTGATAGATTGTTTTACACAATTAGAATGGACATTAATACTTTTAGATCTTTATGTCGTCGATTAGTTGAAATGGAAGTCATAGAACATGATAGGGTAATTAGTGTTGAAGAAGCTGTTGTCATGTTTCTATGGATAGTTACACACAACCAACGAGTTAGAACTGTGGCTGAAAGATATCAACATTCAGGAGAAACTATTTGTCGTCAGTTTGGTAGAGTGCTAGATGCATTGTGTTATTTAGGAAATGAA GATTGTGTTGGAGCAATTGATGGTACTCATGTAAGTGCAGTTGCACCAACTCTAAAACAACTTGCATTTAGAGGAAGAAAAGTAGATGTAACACAAAATGTAATGGCTGCATGCTCCTTTAATATGATGTTTACTTATGTCTACGCTGGATGGGAAGGAACAGCCAATGATTCCCGAGTGCTTCttgatgcaatgagaaaagatgATAACTTCCCTATGTCACCACAAG CACCATATCGTGGTGAACGTTATCACTTGCATCGTTTTAGAGCAAGAGGGAACCATCCTAGAGGTGCGATGGAGTTATTCAATTATAGACACTCATCATTGCGTAATGTGATTGAACGTTGTTTTGGACTTCTAAAAGCTAGGTTTCCAATTTTGAAGTCAATGCCTCCATACTTGCTTGGAAAGCAACGTCGAATACCAATAGCATGTTGTGCTATCCATAACTGGATTAGAATGCATTCTATTAATGATGAAATGTTTAAACAATATTCAGTTAATGCCAGAATTGTAGAAGATATTGAAGGAACTGAAAACCAATCTAATACAACAACTGAAAACCAACAAGAAGGAGATGGAGCAGGAATTTCTGAGACACCAGAGTTGAATTTCAGTCAAGCTTATATGGCCCAGATGGAAAGTGTTAGAGATGGCATTGCTGGACAAATGTGGCTTAGTTATAACAACAATacttaa